A section of the Armatimonadota bacterium genome encodes:
- a CDS encoding saccharopine dehydrogenase NADP-binding domain-containing protein, which yields MPFTYAILGSGVQGLAAAYDLALHGDAGEIRLADASLKSAESAAERLRALAGTDLFACFDVDVHAPESMARLLDGVDVCLSCIPYHLHPLAAEAALKAGCSLVDMGGDTEDALRTLARDDEAKRRGISIVTDGGVAPGLINLLAVHLISQFQEPEEAKLYCGGLPLDPKPPFHYALAFNVEGLISEYADKAFGVTDGQAVEMESLTDLEELDWPGLGKMEASTTSGGTGTAPFLFGEHPTLHGAEADGGRALARLLREAGFSTRPLKTYEYRTLRFPGHWEKMKLFRDLGFWGIDEVEVEGRPVKPRALFEYLIGSFLSEPGYKDQLLLRVEVSGRGAKGQGDMTPVAAGFSLRSEKGQGDRETEGQRDGETERKALLRLDLHERYDEATGLTAMQRMTGFPVAICAIEMAHGRVRKGCTPFELSIPGKAMINALKHREINVQSQTIKPD from the coding sequence GTGCCGTTCACCTACGCCATCCTCGGTTCTGGAGTCCAAGGGCTCGCCGCCGCCTATGACCTCGCCCTGCACGGTGACGCCGGGGAGATTCGCTTGGCAGACGCGTCGCTGAAATCCGCGGAGTCTGCGGCCGAGCGGCTTCGGGCACTTGCCGGCACGGACCTCTTCGCCTGCTTCGACGTCGACGTGCACGCGCCGGAGTCTATGGCAAGGTTGCTTGATGGCGTGGACGTCTGCCTTTCCTGCATCCCCTACCATCTTCATCCGCTGGCTGCCGAGGCCGCCTTGAAGGCGGGCTGCAGCCTGGTCGATATGGGAGGCGATACCGAGGACGCGCTCAGGACCCTAGCGCGTGACGACGAGGCTAAGCGCCGAGGTATCTCGATCGTCACCGATGGCGGGGTCGCGCCGGGCCTGATCAATCTCCTGGCGGTCCACCTGATCTCGCAGTTCCAAGAGCCCGAAGAGGCCAAGCTCTACTGCGGAGGCCTCCCGCTCGACCCCAAACCGCCGTTTCACTACGCGCTGGCGTTCAACGTCGAGGGCCTAATCAGCGAGTACGCCGACAAGGCGTTCGGGGTGACGGATGGCCAGGCGGTCGAAATGGAGTCGCTCACGGACCTGGAGGAGCTCGATTGGCCCGGTCTCGGCAAGATGGAGGCCTCGACCACCAGCGGCGGCACGGGTACCGCGCCGTTCCTCTTCGGTGAGCATCCGACCCTCCACGGCGCTGAAGCAGACGGAGGGCGGGCTTTAGCCCGCCTTTTAAGGGAAGCGGGCTTCAGCACGCGGCCGCTGAAGACTTACGAGTACCGCACTCTCAGGTTTCCCGGCCACTGGGAGAAGATGAAGCTGTTTCGCGACCTCGGGTTCTGGGGGATCGATGAAGTGGAGGTCGAAGGTCGGCCCGTCAAGCCGAGAGCACTCTTTGAATATCTGATCGGCTCCTTCCTCTCTGAGCCGGGATACAAGGATCAGTTGCTGCTCCGGGTCGAAGTCAGCGGCAGAGGGGCCAAGGGACAGGGGGACATGACACCCGTAGCCGCAGGCTTTAGCCTGCGCTCTGAGAAGGGACAAGGGGACAGGGAGACGGAGGGACAAAGGGATGGAGAGACCGAACGGAAGGCTTTGTTGCGGCTGGACCTTCACGAGCGCTACGACGAGGCCACAGGACTGACGGCAATGCAGCGCATGACCGGCTTTCCGGTCGCGATCTGCGCGATCGAGATGGCCCACGGCCGGGTGCGCAAAGGCTGCACGCCGTTTGAACTCAGCATCCCGGGTAAGGCGATGATCAACGCGTTGAAACACCGTGAGATTAACGTCCAATCGCAGACCATCAAACCGGACTGA
- a CDS encoding transposase, with translation MSEPRYLNFSIEGPAKRRRKLPHWEADGVVYFITFRLADSMPKEVQERAKEYKQILDRVRKIGTAEDISRAERELLRYVEKHLDAGYGNCILKTPGASQIVWEALHFGEGSGHHLYACAVMPNHVHAVVSLEPDLTLDRLTHSWKSYSAHKINATLGRSGRLWEPESFDHIVRTPAALQRFVRYVAENPRKAGLSNWEWVFPSLDAT, from the coding sequence GTGTCTGAGCCCAGATACTTGAACTTTTCAATAGAAGGCCCGGCGAAGCGCCGACGCAAGCTTCCTCATTGGGAGGCTGACGGCGTCGTGTATTTCATCACCTTTCGTCTGGCCGACTCCATGCCGAAAGAAGTACAAGAGCGCGCTAAAGAGTACAAACAGATCCTCGATCGGGTCCGAAAGATCGGTACAGCCGAAGACATCTCACGAGCGGAGCGCGAACTCCTCCGATACGTCGAGAAACACCTGGACGCAGGCTACGGAAACTGTATCTTGAAGACGCCTGGAGCTTCACAAATCGTCTGGGAAGCACTTCACTTTGGAGAGGGGTCCGGGCATCATCTCTACGCTTGCGCTGTGATGCCGAATCACGTACATGCCGTGGTCTCCCTTGAGCCTGACCTAACCTTGGACAGACTCACCCATTCTTGGAAGTCCTACTCGGCGCACAAAATTAACGCGACGCTCGGAAGGTCGGGCAGGCTTTGGGAGCCAGAGAGCTTTGACCACATCGTCCGCACCCCGGCCGCCCTTCAGCGATTTGTCCGGTACGTTGCCGAGAACCCGCGCAAAGCGGGTCTCTCGAATTGGGAATGGGTCTTTCCTAGCTTGGACGCGACCTGA
- a CDS encoding RtcB family protein: protein MKIIDNVPVWGVPIDQDALRQIQRCAQGAFGAALMADHHVGYSMPIGGVIAYVEAVSPSGVGYDIACGNKAVRLDVPADEARKNIGTIMNDVWANLEFGIGRRNLTPVEHELFDDPAWKLYPAKEKKQMAQNQLGTVGSGNHYVDLLVDEQDRVWCGVHFGSRGIGHTIAKHFMEAGGGSDGMHVDPVVFSVKSALGEDYLEQMRLAGLYAYAGRDWVCAQVARILGANVLEEVHNHHNFAWKELHGGYEVWVVRKGATPAFPGQKGFVGGSMGDISVILEGVESEDSQKALYSTVHGAGRVMSRTQAAGKKRKGVRSGGLISREMMDDWVRKAGVELRGAGTDESPHCYKRLPEVLAQHEGTVRVLHTLTPIGVAMAGENEFDPYKD from the coding sequence ATGAAGATCATCGACAACGTTCCTGTTTGGGGCGTGCCGATCGACCAGGATGCGCTCAGGCAGATTCAGCGCTGCGCGCAAGGGGCTTTCGGCGCTGCCCTCATGGCAGACCACCACGTCGGCTACTCGATGCCGATCGGTGGCGTCATCGCCTATGTGGAGGCGGTCAGCCCGTCGGGTGTCGGCTACGACATCGCGTGCGGCAACAAGGCCGTGCGCCTCGACGTGCCTGCCGACGAAGCCCGAAAGAACATCGGAACGATCATGAACGACGTCTGGGCGAACCTCGAGTTCGGCATCGGACGGCGCAACCTGACTCCAGTTGAGCACGAGCTCTTCGACGACCCGGCGTGGAAGCTCTACCCGGCCAAAGAGAAGAAGCAGATGGCCCAGAACCAGCTGGGCACCGTCGGGAGCGGAAACCACTATGTGGACCTTCTTGTGGACGAGCAGGACAGGGTTTGGTGCGGCGTGCACTTCGGTTCGCGCGGTATCGGGCACACCATCGCCAAGCACTTCATGGAGGCCGGCGGCGGGTCGGACGGCATGCACGTCGATCCGGTCGTGTTTTCAGTCAAGTCCGCGCTTGGCGAGGACTACCTGGAGCAGATGCGCCTGGCGGGTCTCTACGCCTACGCGGGGCGCGACTGGGTGTGCGCGCAGGTGGCGAGGATCCTCGGCGCGAACGTGCTCGAGGAGGTCCACAACCACCACAACTTCGCTTGGAAGGAGCTGCATGGCGGCTATGAGGTGTGGGTGGTCCGCAAGGGCGCCACGCCCGCCTTTCCAGGACAGAAGGGGTTCGTGGGCGGCTCGATGGGCGATATCTCCGTGATCCTGGAAGGGGTCGAATCGGAGGATTCCCAGAAGGCGCTCTACTCGACCGTGCACGGCGCGGGGCGCGTGATGTCGCGCACCCAAGCCGCAGGCAAGAAGCGCAAGGGCGTTCGCTCCGGCGGACTCATCTCTCGCGAGATGATGGACGACTGGGTGCGCAAGGCCGGAGTCGAGCTGCGCGGCGCGGGGACCGATGAGTCACCCCACTGCTACAAGCGCCTCCCCGAGGTGCTTGCGCAGCACGAAGGCACGGTGCGCGTGCTCCACACGCTCACGCCCATCGGCGTGGCGATGGCCGGGGAAAACGAGTTCGATCCATATAAGGATTGA